A stretch of Aeromicrobium tamlense DNA encodes these proteins:
- the qcrB gene encoding cytochrome bc1 complex cytochrome b subunit, translating to MSQSTFTRIEDSSTGKKLAGPVGWFDDRLGLAAAGKKNLRKVFPEHWSFMLGEIALWSFVVLLLSGVFLTLWFVPSMGEVEYRGSYAPLYGIEMSQAYASTLDISFDIRGGLLMRQIHHWAAALFVAAMMAHMLRVFFTGAYRKPREINWLIGVGLLALGMVEGFAGYSLPDDLLSGTGLRFVDGLIRSIPLVGSYLEFFIFGGEFPGEIIIPRLYMAHILLIPAILLGLIGAHMLLLVYHKHTQWPGAGRTQENVVGYPMLPVYMAKAGGFFFVVFGFTALMGALIQINPVWAYGPYNPSEVTAGSQPDWYMGLSEGLVRLMPPLETTWFNRTWTWSVFLPGVGGLGILFTSLALWPFIERWITGDQREHHLLERPRNAPVRTALGVAAMTAYACGWIAGGNDIIALKFGLDIFAITWVLRIGIFVFPVIAFIVTKRICISLQRKDNETLTHGWETGVIDRSPDGGYAERHAPLPDSSAYQLTSSRERLPEIEEVHQQDAYGVRNPKYRKQSLRAKLRRFYYDGSVDKPTRHDMDHAAEHLAGGGEHPVELGDDFQGVSETGVPRVH from the coding sequence ATGAGCCAGAGCACCTTCACCCGGATCGAGGACTCCTCGACCGGCAAGAAGCTGGCCGGCCCGGTCGGCTGGTTCGACGACCGGCTCGGTCTGGCCGCCGCAGGCAAGAAGAACCTGCGCAAGGTCTTCCCCGAGCACTGGTCCTTCATGCTCGGCGAGATCGCTCTGTGGAGCTTCGTCGTCCTGCTGCTGTCGGGCGTCTTCCTCACGCTGTGGTTCGTCCCCAGCATGGGCGAGGTCGAGTACCGCGGCTCCTACGCGCCGCTCTACGGCATCGAGATGTCGCAGGCCTACGCCTCCACGCTCGACATCTCGTTCGACATCCGCGGCGGCCTGCTGATGCGCCAGATCCACCACTGGGCGGCTGCCCTGTTCGTGGCGGCGATGATGGCCCACATGCTGCGCGTGTTCTTCACGGGCGCCTACCGCAAGCCGCGTGAGATCAACTGGCTCATCGGCGTCGGCCTGCTCGCGCTGGGCATGGTCGAGGGCTTCGCGGGCTACTCGCTCCCCGACGACCTGCTGTCGGGCACGGGCCTGCGGTTCGTCGACGGTCTGATCCGCTCGATCCCGCTCGTCGGCTCCTACCTGGAGTTCTTCATCTTCGGCGGCGAGTTCCCCGGCGAGATCATCATCCCCCGCCTCTACATGGCACACATCCTGCTCATCCCGGCGATCCTGCTGGGCCTCATCGGTGCGCACATGCTGCTGCTCGTCTACCACAAGCACACGCAGTGGCCGGGCGCAGGACGCACGCAGGAGAACGTCGTGGGCTACCCCATGCTCCCGGTGTACATGGCCAAGGCCGGCGGCTTCTTCTTCGTCGTGTTCGGCTTCACCGCCCTCATGGGTGCGCTGATCCAGATCAACCCGGTGTGGGCGTACGGTCCGTACAACCCCTCCGAGGTCACGGCCGGCTCGCAGCCCGACTGGTACATGGGTCTGTCCGAGGGCCTCGTGCGCCTCATGCCGCCGCTGGAGACCACGTGGTTCAACCGCACGTGGACGTGGAGCGTCTTCCTCCCCGGCGTCGGTGGCCTGGGCATCCTGTTCACGTCGCTCGCCCTGTGGCCGTTCATCGAGCGCTGGATCACCGGCGACCAGCGTGAGCACCACCTGCTCGAGCGTCCGCGCAACGCCCCGGTCCGCACCGCGCTCGGCGTGGCCGCGATGACCGCCTACGCCTGCGGCTGGATCGCCGGCGGCAACGACATCATCGCGCTGAAGTTCGGCCTGGACATCTTCGCCATCACGTGGGTCCTGCGCATCGGCATCTTCGTGTTCCCGGTGATCGCGTTCATCGTCACGAAGCGCATCTGCATCTCGCTGCAGCGCAAGGACAACGAGACGCTGACCCACGGCTGGGAGACGGGCGTCATCGACCGCTCCCCCGACGGTGGGTACGCGGAGCGTCACGCCCCGCTGCCGGACTCGTCCGCTTACCAGCTCACGTCGTCGCGCGAGCGTCTGCCCGAGATCGAGGAAGTGCACCAGCAGGACGCGTACGGCGTGCGGAACCCGAAGTACCGCAAGCAGTCGCTCCGCGCCAAGCTGCGCCGCTTCTACTACGACGGCTCGGTGGACAAGCCGACCCGTCACGACATGGACCACGCGGCCGAGCACCTGGCCGGCGGCGGCGAGCACCCGGTGGAGCTCGGCGACGACTTCCAGGGCGTCTCCGAGACCGGCGTCCCGCGCGTCCACTGA
- the qcrA gene encoding cytochrome bc1 complex Rieske iron-sulfur subunit: protein MSTDIEPTGDPVADPGLAPHQYRPQDVDVDQERRTERQIAGMFGVATLLLLGFCVAYFTVDADTRIFAFGDPNSGNAFGGWSAQNFAFGTTLGGALLLIGIGIIQWAKKLMGDQEMVELRHPARSSDEDRAAVLADLNAGVQESGIGRRPLIRNSLLGAVGAMGLPAIVLLRDLGPLPHSQDETVWKKGMRVVNDVSGAPIKPSDLEVGQLVNAEPAIFFETDDEGHPVLHGHDLLAAKAKAAVIVVRMRPEDITPKKGRENWGVDGILCYSKICTHVGCPISLWEQQTHHLLCPCHQSTFDLADNGKVIFGPAYRPLPQLPLAVDGEGYLIAVSDFPEIVAPSYPELARDQKNLDKKSGDDA from the coding sequence ATGAGCACGGACATCGAACCCACCGGCGATCCCGTCGCCGATCCGGGACTGGCTCCCCACCAGTACCGCCCGCAGGACGTCGACGTCGACCAGGAGCGCCGCACCGAGCGCCAGATCGCCGGCATGTTCGGCGTGGCCACGCTGCTGCTGCTGGGCTTCTGCGTCGCGTACTTCACGGTCGACGCCGACACGCGCATCTTCGCGTTCGGCGACCCGAACAGCGGCAACGCCTTCGGCGGCTGGTCGGCGCAGAACTTCGCGTTCGGCACGACACTCGGCGGCGCCCTGCTGCTGATCGGCATCGGCATCATCCAGTGGGCCAAGAAGCTCATGGGCGATCAGGAGATGGTCGAGCTCCGTCACCCGGCGCGCTCCAGCGACGAGGACCGCGCGGCCGTCCTGGCCGACCTCAACGCGGGCGTCCAGGAGAGCGGCATCGGCCGTCGTCCCCTGATCCGCAACAGCCTCCTCGGCGCCGTCGGCGCGATGGGCCTGCCCGCGATCGTGCTGCTGCGCGACCTGGGCCCCCTCCCCCACAGCCAGGACGAGACGGTGTGGAAGAAGGGCATGCGCGTCGTCAACGACGTCTCGGGCGCCCCCATCAAGCCGTCCGACCTCGAGGTCGGCCAGCTCGTCAACGCCGAGCCCGCGATCTTCTTCGAGACCGACGACGAGGGCCACCCGGTCCTGCACGGTCACGACCTGCTGGCCGCCAAGGCCAAGGCCGCGGTCATCGTCGTGCGCATGCGCCCCGAGGACATCACCCCCAAGAAGGGGCGCGAGAACTGGGGTGTCGACGGCATCCTGTGCTACTCCAAGATCTGCACCCACGTCGGCTGCCCCATCAGCCTGTGGGAACAGCAGACCCACCACCTGCTGTGCCCCTGCCACCAGTCGACCTTCGACCTGGCGGACAACGGCAAGGTGATCTTCGGCCCCGCCTACCGCCCGCTGCCGCAGCTGCCGCTCGCGGTCGACGGCGAGGGCTACCTCATCGCGGTCAGCGACTTCCCCGAGATCGTCGCGCCGAGCTACCCCGAACTCGCCCGCGATCAGAAGAACCTCGACAAGAAGTCCGGTGATGACGCATGA
- the qcrC gene encoding cytochrome bc1 complex diheme cytochrome c subunit, whose product MRKLSTRRRHPMALLALLALALLLTGAAYATVAPEPATAESASSVSQIEAGRQLFVVGCASCHGLNAEGITTAGDGDEKGNYGPSLIGVGAAAVGFQMETGRMPMAQTAPQAPRKHIEYTQDEIDQIAAYVASLAPGPARPSEEDLDWQSVDKEGISEGGEFFRTNCTACHNSVGAGGALPSGRYAPTLKGVDAIHIYEAMLTGPQQMPVFSEDVLTPEDKRNIIAYVKTVQQQGNDGGIGGGGLGPVVDGMFVWIIGIGGLTAFAVWIGMHGTRSKKR is encoded by the coding sequence GTGCGGAAACTGTCGACACGCCGCCGGCACCCCATGGCGCTCCTGGCGCTGCTGGCCCTGGCCCTCTTGCTGACCGGCGCGGCATACGCGACGGTCGCGCCGGAACCGGCCACCGCCGAGTCCGCCTCCTCGGTCTCGCAGATCGAGGCGGGCCGCCAGCTCTTCGTCGTCGGCTGCGCCAGCTGCCACGGCCTCAACGCCGAGGGCATCACGACCGCCGGCGACGGTGACGAGAAGGGCAACTACGGCCCCTCCCTGATCGGCGTCGGCGCGGCCGCCGTCGGCTTCCAGATGGAGACCGGCCGCATGCCGATGGCGCAGACCGCGCCGCAGGCCCCGCGCAAGCACATCGAGTACACGCAGGACGAGATCGACCAGATCGCCGCCTACGTCGCCTCCCTCGCCCCCGGACCCGCGCGTCCGTCCGAGGAGGACCTCGACTGGCAGAGCGTCGACAAGGAGGGCATCTCCGAGGGCGGCGAGTTCTTCCGCACCAACTGCACCGCGTGCCACAACTCGGTCGGCGCCGGCGGCGCCCTCCCCAGTGGCCGCTACGCCCCGACGCTCAAGGGCGTCGACGCCATCCACATCTACGAGGCCATGCTCACCGGCCCGCAGCAGATGCCCGTCTTCTCCGAGGACGTGCTGACCCCCGAGGACAAGCGCAACATCATCGCCTACGTCAAGACCGTGCAGCAGCAGGGCAACGACGGCGGCATCGGTGGCGGCGGCCTGGGCCCCGTGGTCGACGGCATGTTCGTCTGGATCATCGGCATCGGCGGGCTCACCGCGTTCGCGGTCTGGATCGGCATGCACGGAACGAGGTCGAAGAAGCGATGA
- the ctaE gene encoding aa3-type cytochrome oxidase subunit III produces the protein MATTSAIPASRLHGVEGRPSYVTVGTIVWLSSELMFFATLFAAYFTVRSVAPELWAQETELLNIPFATVNTTILVLSSVTCQLGVYAAAKGNAAGMRKWFIISFIMGAVFIGGQATEYAELVHEGLTIQSSAYGSLFYLATGFHGLHVIGGLLAFLLVIGRTYAARKFTHEQAVSAIVVSYYWHFVDVVWVALFAAIYIIR, from the coding sequence GTGGCAACTACTTCTGCGATCCCCGCGTCCCGGCTCCACGGCGTCGAGGGCCGTCCGTCCTACGTGACGGTCGGCACCATCGTGTGGCTGTCCAGTGAGCTGATGTTCTTCGCGACGCTGTTCGCGGCCTACTTCACGGTGCGCAGCGTCGCGCCGGAGCTGTGGGCCCAGGAGACCGAGCTCCTGAACATCCCGTTCGCCACGGTCAACACCACGATCCTGGTGCTGTCGTCCGTCACCTGCCAGCTCGGCGTCTACGCCGCGGCCAAGGGCAACGCGGCCGGCATGCGCAAGTGGTTCATCATCAGCTTCATCATGGGCGCCGTGTTCATCGGCGGTCAGGCCACCGAGTACGCCGAGCTGGTCCACGAGGGCCTGACGATCCAGAGCTCCGCGTACGGCTCCCTCTTCTACCTCGCCACCGGCTTCCACGGCCTGCACGTGATCGGCGGCCTGCTGGCCTTCCTGCTCGTCATCGGCCGCACCTACGCGGCGCGCAAGTTCACCCACGAGCAGGCGGTCTCCGCGATCGTCGTGTCCTACTACTGGCACTTCGTCGACGTCGTCTGGGTGGCCCTGTTCGCGGCCATCTACATCATCCGCTGA
- the trpD gene encoding anthranilate phosphoribosyltransferase has translation MSGGPAALSWPHVLTELLAGHDLDADATAWAMGEILSGDASGAQIAGFAVALRAKGETSAELQGLVDAMYAKATTLDLDDRVVDIVGTGGDMAKTVNISSMAAVTTAGAGVGVVKHGNRAASSQSGTADVFERLGVRLTVPAEHVLDVYREAGITFCFAPVFHASMRFAGPARRELGVPTFFNFLGPLTNPARPAASAIGCADPRMAPLMAEVLARRGSDALVFRGDDGLDEITVTTTTRFWLPGPDGIEEHVLDPADLGFDHAPADALRGGEPEYNADVFRRVLDGETGPVRDAVVLNAGAAIAAHTGSEGPLVERLRAGVARATESIDSGAARAALARWVEATSRHVA, from the coding sequence TTGAGCGGCGGCCCCGCGGCGCTGTCCTGGCCGCACGTCCTCACCGAGCTGCTCGCCGGGCACGACCTCGACGCCGACGCCACCGCGTGGGCGATGGGCGAGATCCTCTCCGGTGACGCCAGCGGCGCCCAGATCGCGGGCTTCGCGGTCGCGCTGCGCGCCAAGGGCGAGACGTCCGCCGAGCTGCAGGGCCTGGTCGACGCGATGTACGCCAAGGCCACCACGCTCGACCTCGACGACCGCGTCGTCGACATCGTGGGCACGGGCGGCGACATGGCCAAGACGGTCAACATCTCCTCGATGGCCGCCGTCACCACCGCCGGTGCCGGGGTCGGCGTCGTCAAGCACGGCAACCGCGCGGCCTCCAGCCAGTCGGGCACGGCCGACGTCTTCGAGCGTCTCGGCGTGCGCCTCACGGTGCCGGCCGAGCACGTTCTCGACGTCTACCGCGAGGCCGGCATCACCTTCTGCTTCGCGCCGGTCTTCCACGCCTCGATGCGGTTCGCCGGCCCGGCCCGCCGCGAGCTCGGCGTGCCCACGTTCTTCAACTTCCTCGGCCCGCTGACCAACCCGGCCCGCCCGGCGGCGTCGGCGATCGGCTGCGCCGACCCGCGCATGGCGCCGCTCATGGCCGAGGTGCTGGCGCGTCGTGGCAGCGACGCCCTGGTGTTCCGCGGAGACGACGGCCTCGACGAGATCACGGTGACCACCACCACGCGGTTCTGGCTGCCCGGTCCGGACGGCATCGAGGAGCACGTGCTCGACCCGGCCGACCTCGGCTTCGACCACGCGCCGGCCGATGCGCTGCGCGGCGGTGAGCCCGAGTACAACGCCGACGTGTTCCGCCGGGTGCTCGACGGCGAGACCGGTCCGGTGCGCGACGCGGTCGTGCTCAACGCGGGCGCCGCGATCGCCGCCCACACGGGCTCCGAGGGCCCGCTCGTCGAGCGACTGCGCGCCGGCGTGGCCCGTGCGACCGAGTCGATCGACTCCGGTGCCGCCCGCGCGGCCCTGGCCCGCTGGGTCGAGGCGACCTCGCGCCACGTCGCCTGA
- a CDS encoding GOLPH3/VPS74 family protein, with translation MSIAGDLTLLATDPDTGTFRLASSNPTAVFAGAHLIDLVQLGRVDTIGERRRAKVQVLDRTPTGRPDVDHALSRLKDRPVSISSAISRMGHQGRQRAYAALEQEHRVRSRTERVLLFEVTRHDVVDTERRDRLVRDVRAVLVEGAEPDATTGPLVSLLAAVSQLRLVVERSEHRAAKARAKQVSAEDWASEAVRRAVAGAEAAVTAAIIGATTAAAAGAS, from the coding sequence ATGAGCATCGCCGGCGACCTCACACTCCTGGCCACCGATCCCGACACCGGCACGTTCCGGCTGGCGAGCTCGAACCCGACCGCCGTGTTCGCCGGTGCGCACCTCATCGACCTCGTGCAGCTGGGTCGCGTGGACACCATCGGAGAGAGGCGTCGCGCGAAGGTGCAGGTGCTCGACCGGACCCCGACGGGCCGACCCGACGTCGACCACGCGCTGTCGCGGCTCAAGGACAGGCCGGTCTCGATCTCCTCGGCCATCTCGCGGATGGGGCACCAAGGGCGTCAGCGGGCCTACGCCGCCCTGGAGCAGGAGCACCGGGTGCGCTCGCGCACCGAGCGGGTGCTGCTGTTCGAGGTCACCCGGCACGACGTCGTGGACACCGAGCGGCGTGACCGGCTCGTGCGCGACGTCCGCGCCGTGCTGGTCGAGGGCGCCGAGCCGGACGCCACCACGGGCCCGCTGGTCTCGCTGCTCGCGGCGGTGAGCCAGCTGCGGCTCGTCGTGGAGCGGTCGGAGCACAGGGCCGCGAAGGCACGCGCCAAGCAGGTCTCGGCGGAGGACTGGGCGAGCGAGGCGGTACGCCGCGCGGTGGCGGGTGCCGAGGCCGCCGTCACGGCGGCGATCATCGGCGCCACGACCGCGGCGGCCGCCGGCGCCTCGTGA
- a CDS encoding Lrp/AsnC family transcriptional regulator, whose translation MITAIVFVQAEVSSIPETGAAIADIPGVSEVYSVTGDHDLIAMVRVRTHDEIASVVADRLNKVPGVLSTQTQIAFRAFSRHDLEDAFSIGLD comes from the coding sequence GTGATCACCGCCATCGTCTTCGTCCAGGCCGAGGTCTCCTCCATCCCCGAGACCGGCGCAGCGATCGCCGACATCCCCGGGGTCAGCGAGGTCTACTCCGTCACCGGCGACCACGACCTCATCGCGATGGTGCGCGTGCGCACCCACGACGAGATCGCGTCGGTCGTGGCCGACCGGCTCAACAAGGTGCCCGGGGTGCTGTCCACCCAGACGCAGATCGCCTTCCGCGCGTTCAGCCGGCACGACCTCGAGGACGCGTTCAGCATCGGCCTCGACTGA